One stretch of Algiphilus sp. DNA includes these proteins:
- a CDS encoding NAD(P) transhydrogenase subunit alpha: MDATTAITGFVALYIFMLAAFTGYEIIGRVPAILHTPLMSGSNFVHGIVVVGAIWALLNAGTLLEQAIGFFGVLLGAGNAAGGYVVTDRMLDMFKSSDKQQ, translated from the coding sequence ATGGACGCCACTACCGCCATCACCGGCTTCGTCGCGCTCTACATCTTCATGCTCGCGGCGTTCACCGGCTACGAGATCATCGGCCGCGTGCCGGCGATCCTTCATACGCCGCTGATGTCCGGCTCCAACTTCGTGCACGGCATCGTGGTCGTGGGCGCGATCTGGGCGCTGCTCAACGCCGGCACCCTGCTGGAGCAGGCGATCGGCTTCTTCGGCGTGCTGCTCGGGGCGGGCAATGCCGCCGGCGGCTACGTCGTGACCGACCGCATGCTGGACATGTTCAAGTCCAGCGACAAGCAGCAATAA
- a CDS encoding NAD(P) transhydrogenase subunit alpha translates to MTVKIVAPKETRANERRVAVVPAIAAKLDKLGVETSVQTGAGDAARIPDASYEAAGIKVGKLELGKADILLRVQPPSPAEIKKMKEGSILLSFVHANREPEAVKALAEQKITCFAMELVPRITRAQAMDALSSQAALAGYYGALLAATNLNRILPMMTTAVGSIRPAKVLVMGAGVAGLQAIATARRLGAMVEGYDVRTEVAEQVESLGAKFVDTGVSAAGEGGYARELTDEEKAKAAEVLTKHIQNADAIVTTAAIPGRPSPKIISEEQIKGMKPGAVIVDLAAEGGGNTPLTKPGETVEVGSVTIVAPLNIPSLLAEHASELYAKNLLNFLELIVAEGEINLNWEDEVVAKSVLTHDGEIKNEAAKAAVDENTSGS, encoded by the coding sequence ATGACGGTGAAGATCGTCGCGCCCAAGGAGACGCGGGCCAACGAACGGCGCGTCGCGGTGGTGCCTGCCATCGCCGCCAAGCTCGACAAACTGGGCGTGGAGACCAGCGTGCAGACCGGTGCCGGAGATGCCGCGCGCATTCCGGATGCCTCCTACGAGGCGGCCGGCATCAAGGTCGGCAAGCTCGAACTGGGCAAGGCCGACATCCTGCTGCGCGTGCAGCCGCCGAGCCCGGCCGAGATCAAGAAGATGAAGGAGGGCAGCATCCTTCTCTCCTTCGTGCACGCCAACCGCGAGCCGGAAGCCGTGAAGGCCCTGGCGGAGCAGAAGATCACCTGCTTCGCCATGGAGCTGGTGCCGCGCATCACGCGCGCCCAGGCCATGGACGCGCTGTCGTCGCAGGCCGCGCTGGCCGGCTACTACGGCGCGCTGCTGGCAGCCACCAACCTGAATCGCATCCTGCCCATGATGACCACGGCGGTGGGCTCGATCCGTCCCGCCAAGGTCCTGGTCATGGGCGCCGGCGTCGCCGGTCTGCAGGCCATCGCCACCGCGCGCCGTCTGGGCGCGATGGTCGAGGGCTACGATGTCCGCACCGAGGTCGCCGAGCAGGTCGAGTCGCTGGGCGCCAAGTTCGTCGACACCGGCGTGTCGGCGGCCGGCGAAGGCGGCTACGCGCGCGAGCTCACCGACGAGGAGAAGGCCAAGGCCGCGGAGGTGCTCACCAAGCACATCCAGAATGCCGACGCCATCGTCACCACCGCCGCCATCCCGGGTCGTCCCAGCCCCAAGATCATCTCCGAGGAGCAGATCAAGGGCATGAAGCCGGGCGCGGTGATCGTCGATCTCGCCGCCGAGGGCGGCGGCAACACGCCGCTGACCAAGCCGGGCGAGACCGTGGAGGTGGGCAGCGTGACCATCGTCGCGCCGCTCAACATTCCCAGTCTGCTGGCCGAGCACGCTTCCGAGCTCTACGCGAAGAACCTGCTCAACTTCCTGGAACTGATCGTCGCCGAGGGCGAGATCAACCTGAACTGGGAGGACGAGGTCGTCGCCAAGTCGGTACTGACGCACGACGGCGAGATCAAGAACGAGGCGGCCAAGGCCGCCGTGGACGAGAACACTTCGGGGAGCTGA
- a CDS encoding DUF3015 domain-containing protein produces MLKRTIAAAILASAPLAGALADDDIGCGAGTIIWEGQEGLVPKVLGATTNGTFGNQTFGISTGTLGCSSDGVVTADARTGMFASANLDQIAAEIAAGEGETLDALATLYEIDDADRAAFAEMAQAHYASIFDANDVTVADVLAGLESAMAQNQSLSRYV; encoded by the coding sequence ATGCTCAAGAGAACGATCGCTGCCGCGATTCTGGCTTCCGCTCCGCTCGCCGGCGCGCTCGCCGACGACGACATCGGCTGCGGTGCCGGCACCATCATCTGGGAAGGTCAGGAAGGCCTGGTCCCCAAGGTGCTCGGCGCGACCACCAACGGCACCTTCGGCAACCAGACCTTCGGTATCTCCACCGGGACGCTGGGCTGCTCGTCGGATGGCGTGGTGACCGCCGATGCGCGTACCGGCATGTTCGCCTCGGCGAACCTGGACCAGATCGCCGCCGAGATCGCCGCCGGCGAGGGTGAGACCCTCGACGCGCTGGCCACGCTCTACGAGATCGACGACGCCGACCGCGCCGCCTTCGCCGAGATGGCCCAGGCCCACTACGCGTCGATCTTCGACGCCAACGACGTCACCGTCGCCGACGTGCTGGCCGGCCTCGAGTCCGCCATGGCGCAGAACCAGTCGCTGTCGCGCTACGTCTGA
- a CDS encoding NAD(P)(+) transhydrogenase (Re/Si-specific) subunit beta: MTANFLIAASFFIATLLFIYGLKRMASPVTAPSGIKVAGWGMVLAVAAAFLYAFDVRPAAEDNLGINIFLALIALGIGVVWAWRSGKTVAMTAMPQMVALYNGMGGGAAAAIAAVELYSGNAQEHGFAVTVLALIGGLIGAVALSGSIVAWAKLDGRLNRTIRLGAQQLINGGLLALAVALSIYVLAVGDDGIPGFAITLFFIASLALGVLLTTPIGGADMPVVISLYNAFTGLAVAFEGFVLQNPAMIIAGTVVGSAGTLLTLLMAKAMNRSVKNVIFSNFGAEEDGGGEIEGTMKSVEPGDAAISMYYGSKVIIVPGYGLAVAQAQHKLYEFVKLLQKNGVEVSFAIHPVAGRMPGHMNVLLAEAGVPYDIIFDLDDINEEFALADAAIVIGANDVVNPAARTNKSSPIYGMPILNVDKAQQAYVVKRGQGKGYSGVENELFYADNTQMVYGDAQKVMVQMIEAIKSLG, translated from the coding sequence ATGACCGCGAACTTTCTGATTGCGGCGTCCTTCTTCATCGCGACGCTGCTCTTCATCTACGGCCTCAAGCGCATGGCCAGCCCGGTCACCGCGCCTTCGGGCATCAAGGTGGCCGGCTGGGGCATGGTCCTGGCCGTGGCCGCCGCCTTCCTCTACGCCTTCGACGTGCGTCCGGCGGCCGAGGACAACCTGGGCATCAACATCTTCCTGGCGCTCATCGCGCTCGGCATCGGCGTGGTGTGGGCATGGCGGAGCGGCAAGACCGTCGCCATGACCGCCATGCCGCAGATGGTGGCGCTCTACAACGGCATGGGCGGCGGCGCGGCCGCGGCCATTGCCGCCGTCGAGCTGTATTCCGGCAACGCCCAGGAGCACGGCTTCGCCGTGACGGTGCTGGCGCTGATCGGCGGCCTCATCGGTGCCGTGGCGCTGTCCGGCTCCATCGTCGCCTGGGCCAAGCTGGACGGTCGTCTCAACAGGACCATCCGCCTCGGCGCGCAGCAGCTCATCAACGGCGGCCTGCTGGCACTGGCCGTGGCGCTGTCCATCTACGTGCTGGCGGTCGGCGACGACGGGATTCCCGGCTTCGCGATCACGCTGTTCTTCATCGCCTCGCTGGCGCTGGGCGTGCTGCTGACCACCCCCATCGGCGGTGCCGACATGCCGGTGGTCATCTCGCTGTACAACGCCTTCACCGGCCTGGCAGTCGCCTTCGAGGGCTTCGTGCTGCAGAACCCAGCGATGATCATCGCCGGTACCGTGGTGGGCTCGGCCGGCACGCTGCTGACCCTGCTCATGGCCAAGGCCATGAACCGCTCGGTGAAGAACGTCATCTTCTCGAACTTCGGTGCCGAGGAAGACGGCGGCGGCGAGATCGAGGGCACGATGAAGTCCGTGGAGCCCGGCGATGCCGCCATCTCCATGTACTACGGCTCGAAGGTCATCATCGTTCCGGGCTACGGCCTCGCCGTGGCGCAGGCGCAGCACAAGCTCTACGAGTTCGTGAAGCTGCTGCAGAAGAACGGTGTCGAGGTCAGCTTCGCGATCCATCCGGTGGCGGGCCGCATGCCCGGCCACATGAACGTGCTGCTCGCCGAGGCCGGTGTCCCCTACGACATCATCTTCGACCTCGACGACATCAACGAGGAATTCGCGCTGGCCGACGCCGCCATCGTCATCGGCGCCAACGACGTCGTGAACCCGGCGGCGCGCACCAACAAGTCCAGCCCGATCTACGGCATGCCCATCCTCAACGTCGACAAGGCCCAGCAGGCCTACGTCGTCAAGCGCGGCCAGGGCAAGGGCTACAGCGGTGTCGAGAACGAGCTGTTCTACGCCGACAACACGCAGATGGTCTACGGCGATGCGCAGAAGGTGATGGTGCAGATGATCGAAGCCATCAAGTCGCTGGGCTGA
- a CDS encoding YaiI/YqxD family protein, whose product MKIWVDADACPGVIKDILFRAAERTGVPLTLVANQPLRVPKSRHIRAMQVGAGFDVADNTIVGLAEAGDLVVTADIPLAAEVLEKGAHALNPRGERYSADTIRAKLTMRDFMDTLRASGIHGDGPAPLGQAERQAFANQLDRLLARRRA is encoded by the coding sequence ATGAAGATCTGGGTCGATGCCGACGCCTGCCCGGGCGTCATCAAGGACATCCTGTTCCGTGCCGCCGAACGGACCGGGGTACCGCTCACGCTGGTGGCCAACCAGCCGCTGCGGGTGCCGAAGTCGCGCCATATCCGGGCGATGCAGGTGGGTGCGGGCTTCGATGTCGCGGACAACACCATCGTCGGGCTCGCCGAAGCGGGCGATCTGGTGGTGACGGCGGACATCCCGCTGGCCGCGGAGGTACTGGAGAAGGGCGCGCACGCGCTCAATCCGCGCGGCGAGCGCTACTCCGCGGACACCATCCGGGCCAAGCTGACCATGCGCGATTTCATGGATACGCTGCGCGCCAGCGGGATCCACGGCGACGGGCCGGCGCCGCTGGGGCAGGCGGAGCGACAGGCCTTCGCGAATCAGCTCGACCGGTTGCTGGCCCGCCGACGCGCATAG
- a CDS encoding DUF4105 domain-containing protein, with translation MRIAILIAGLMLGAAALGARADDGAGTPDVAALQARADALGLADGRAWLTALHYEKGFSGIPHSAVDSDWFFLAEDGYRDARAELHATLRAFAGNRTIDRREEPAACVFGLRWRILDEALDLTAAGVPQPACERRADWLAALNPERLWLVFPSAYLNSPASMFGHTLLRIDGTRGSEDAPLLAYAVNFAAETGEQNGLVYAVKGLTGGYTGRFSVMPYYEKVREYSRIDSRDLWEYPLRLDDAAIERLMLHLWEMRGAGFDYYFFTKNCSFQLLTLLEAAMPERDLRAGLELWAIPTDTVRALQHQGLIGAPNYRPSLSTTISHRATRIGDADTRTALAIGEGERAPGTLADDDPVRAARILDVAHDWLYYRVQSGGAERDPALTRARGILGARAATGVKSGFRDATPPDTPPQNGHDTARLSAGAFAEDDASGVAINLRAAYHDLLDPPGGYDPGSQVAFGDAELRWNGRKDRLQIDELRVVDIVSLSPRSTLFRPISWRVHFGGRRLSGLDSAFGGHVDGGPGITTRIGTLTPYLFGRLAADAADDLDDGYTVGAGAIAGALWQPNPAVSLLLEGSSRSPVLGATFERYELRGGAQWHWGGQIALRAEGYLAHERGRDRSGVRLAFVRYIAPAFAPAPAAR, from the coding sequence ATGCGCATCGCCATTCTCATTGCCGGCCTGATGCTGGGCGCTGCCGCGCTCGGCGCCCGCGCCGATGACGGCGCCGGAACGCCGGACGTGGCCGCCCTGCAGGCGCGCGCCGACGCGCTCGGGCTCGCCGACGGCCGCGCCTGGCTGACGGCGCTGCACTACGAGAAGGGCTTCTCGGGCATTCCGCACAGCGCGGTGGACTCGGACTGGTTCTTCCTGGCCGAGGACGGCTACCGCGACGCGCGCGCCGAGCTGCACGCCACGCTGCGCGCCTTCGCCGGGAACCGAACCATCGACCGCCGCGAGGAACCGGCCGCCTGCGTCTTCGGGCTGCGCTGGCGCATCCTCGACGAGGCGCTGGACCTGACCGCGGCCGGCGTCCCGCAGCCCGCCTGCGAGCGGCGCGCGGATTGGCTGGCGGCGCTCAACCCGGAGCGCCTGTGGCTGGTGTTTCCCTCCGCCTACCTCAACAGTCCGGCGTCGATGTTCGGCCACACCCTGCTGCGCATCGACGGTACCCGCGGCTCCGAGGACGCGCCCCTGCTCGCCTACGCGGTGAACTTCGCGGCCGAGACCGGCGAGCAGAACGGACTGGTGTACGCGGTGAAGGGGCTCACCGGCGGCTACACCGGGCGCTTCTCGGTGATGCCCTACTACGAGAAGGTGCGCGAGTACTCGCGCATCGACAGCCGCGATCTCTGGGAGTACCCGCTGCGCCTGGACGACGCGGCCATCGAGCGCCTGATGCTGCATCTCTGGGAGATGCGCGGCGCCGGCTTCGACTACTACTTCTTCACCAAGAACTGCTCCTTCCAGCTCCTCACGCTGCTGGAGGCGGCCATGCCCGAGCGCGACCTGCGCGCCGGTCTCGAGCTCTGGGCCATCCCCACCGACACCGTCCGCGCGCTCCAGCACCAGGGACTGATCGGCGCGCCCAACTACCGCCCGTCGCTGTCCACCACCATCAGCCACCGGGCGACCCGGATCGGCGACGCCGACACCCGGACCGCGCTCGCGATCGGCGAGGGCGAGCGCGCCCCCGGGACGCTGGCGGACGACGACCCGGTGCGCGCCGCACGCATCCTCGACGTCGCGCACGACTGGCTCTACTACCGCGTGCAGAGCGGTGGCGCCGAGCGCGATCCGGCCCTGACCCGGGCGCGCGGCATCCTGGGCGCACGCGCGGCCACCGGCGTGAAGAGCGGCTTCCGCGACGCCACGCCGCCGGACACGCCGCCGCAGAACGGGCACGACACCGCGCGCTTGAGCGCCGGCGCCTTCGCCGAGGACGACGCCTCCGGCGTGGCGATCAACCTGCGCGCGGCCTATCACGACCTGCTCGACCCGCCCGGGGGCTACGATCCGGGCAGCCAGGTCGCCTTCGGCGATGCCGAGCTGCGCTGGAACGGGCGCAAGGACCGTCTGCAGATCGACGAGCTGCGCGTGGTCGACATCGTCTCGCTGTCGCCGCGCAGCACCCTGTTCCGCCCGATCTCGTGGCGCGTCCACTTCGGCGGCCGGCGCCTGTCCGGACTGGACAGCGCCTTCGGCGGGCACGTCGACGGCGGCCCGGGCATCACCACCCGCATCGGCACGCTCACGCCCTACCTGTTCGGCCGTCTCGCGGCGGACGCCGCCGATGACCTCGACGACGGCTACACCGTGGGCGCCGGCGCCATCGCCGGTGCGCTCTGGCAGCCGAATCCCGCGGTATCGCTGCTGCTGGAAGGCAGCTCGCGCAGCCCGGTACTGGGCGCGACGTTCGAGCGCTACGAGCTGCGCGGCGGCGCGCAGTGGCACTGGGGCGGCCAGATCGCGCTGCGCGCGGAGGGCTACCTGGCCCATGAACGCGGCCGCGACCGCA